A stretch of Cyanobacteria bacterium QS_8_64_29 DNA encodes these proteins:
- a CDS encoding phospholipase, with translation MQQLTSLPLGKVALALLGVAAAGYALICLVLWAWQPHLIFKPTRSLERTPADAGASYEQVWVPLEETGERLYGWWLPSAARDARPLLYLHGNGGTIGINLEQAQLLRALGFSVLLVDYRGYGRSDGPFPNEQRVYQDAKAAWRYLVRQRGYAPERIWAYGHSLGGAVAIELATRHPAMAGVITEATFTSIANMARHRGPYELIPLEQLLTQRFDSLAKVRSLEVPLLLIHGTEDAVVPARMSQALYEAASDPKQLLLVPGANHCLAPHSQSAAVLAASKYRQAIRTFVERNAAVSSR, from the coding sequence ATGCAGCAGCTCACCTCGCTTCCGTTAGGCAAAGTTGCGCTCGCCCTACTGGGGGTAGCGGCGGCCGGCTACGCCCTTATCTGCCTGGTGCTTTGGGCCTGGCAGCCGCACTTGATTTTTAAGCCCACGCGCTCGCTAGAGCGCACCCCAGCGGATGCAGGCGCATCCTACGAGCAAGTCTGGGTACCGCTGGAGGAGACAGGCGAGCGCCTCTACGGTTGGTGGTTGCCGAGCGCGGCCCGTGACGCGCGCCCGTTGCTCTACTTGCACGGCAATGGCGGTACCATCGGCATCAACCTAGAGCAAGCCCAACTGTTGCGCGCGTTGGGCTTTTCCGTGCTGCTGGTTGACTATCGCGGTTACGGTCGCAGCGACGGGCCGTTTCCCAACGAGCAGCGCGTCTATCAGGATGCGAAGGCGGCGTGGCGCTATCTGGTGCGGCAGCGCGGTTACGCGCCCGAGCGCATCTGGGCTTACGGTCACTCGCTGGGTGGAGCTGTCGCCATTGAGCTGGCAACGCGCCACCCGGCCATGGCGGGCGTCATTACCGAGGCTACCTTTACCTCCATTGCCAATATGGCCCGCCATCGCGGGCCGTACGAGCTCATCCCGCTCGAGCAGCTGCTGACGCAACGGTTTGACTCGCTGGCCAAAGTCCGCTCGCTCGAGGTCCCGCTGTTGCTCATCCACGGCACTGAGGACGCGGTCGTTCCGGCCCGCATGAGCCAGGCGCTGTACGAAGCCGCCAGCGACCCCAAGCAGCTGCTGCTCGTGCCCGGCGCCAACCACTGCCTGGCCCCCCACAGCCAAAGCGCAGCCGTACTAGCTGCTTCGAAGTACCGGCAGGCGATTCGCACCTTTGTCGAGCGGAACGCAGCCGTGTCCTCCCGCTAG
- a CDS encoding iron-regulated protein: MYHYQPFDLVCALVAVVLAGLCWGAPPALGDEHSPKRERQLSRMETVQALAQADVVYLGETHAQPQDHRDELAIIQALARQRDRLTIAMEMFQQPFQDALDRYLAGDISDTELRERSEYEQRWGFPWQYYAPILRFARSRALPAIALNAPTEAARQVARQGLASLSSAEWRCLPPPSQMQLGPPEYRRAIRQVYRDPPRSRQRQGFERFWATQILWDETMAQRIARLHRQNRDRAIVVLAGKGHVACGYGIPQRVARRVEGLRQRTVLLGGASAVPFEQCDPVADFVW; encoded by the coding sequence ATGTACCACTACCAGCCATTCGACTTGGTGTGTGCGCTTGTTGCCGTCGTGCTGGCTGGGTTGTGCTGGGGGGCCCCGCCGGCGCTAGGCGACGAGCACTCTCCCAAGCGCGAGCGGCAACTGTCGCGGATGGAAACCGTGCAAGCCCTAGCTCAGGCGGACGTTGTCTATTTGGGCGAGACCCACGCCCAGCCTCAGGACCACCGCGACGAGCTAGCCATCATCCAGGCGCTGGCGCGCCAGCGCGACCGACTGACCATCGCGATGGAGATGTTCCAGCAGCCCTTTCAGGACGCGCTGGATCGCTACTTGGCCGGTGACATTAGCGACACCGAGCTGCGCGAGCGCAGCGAGTACGAGCAGCGCTGGGGATTCCCCTGGCAGTACTACGCCCCCATCTTGCGCTTTGCCCGCAGCCGCGCGTTGCCGGCGATAGCCCTGAATGCGCCCACCGAGGCCGCACGCCAAGTTGCCCGGCAGGGCCTGGCGAGCCTGAGCAGCGCCGAGTGGCGCTGCCTGCCCCCACCCTCGCAAATGCAGCTCGGTCCACCCGAGTACCGCCGGGCTATTCGGCAAGTCTATCGGGACCCTCCCCGTAGCCGGCAGCGCCAAGGCTTCGAGCGCTTTTGGGCCACCCAGATCTTGTGGGACGAAACCATGGCCCAGCGGATTGCGCGCCTCCACCGGCAAAACCGCGATCGCGCGATTGTGGTCCTAGCCGGTAAAGGCCATGTTGCCTGCGGTTACGGCATTCCCCAGCGCGTTGCCAGGCGCGTTGAGGGCCTGCGGCAGCGGACGGTGCTGCTGGGTGGCGCTAGTGCCGTACCGTTCGAGCAGTGCGATCCCGTTGCCGATTTTGTCTGGTAG